The following are encoded in a window of Clostridium thermarum genomic DNA:
- the uvrC gene encoding excinuclease ABC subunit UvrC, which translates to MFDFEYQLKMLPDKPGVYLMKNSLGEVIYVGKAKVLKNRVRQYFQNSSNHSAKVVAMVKNIAEFEYIVTDSESEALILECNLIKKYRPRYNILLKDDKHYPFIKITTNEDFPRVFTTRNYVKDGNKYFGPYTDVSVVYETLELIRKIFPLRNCKRNIVENGEVTRPCLNYHIGMCKAPCAGLISKEEYRKIVLDVINLLSARDTEVLKKLKKDMEAAAENLEFEKAAALRDKINAVEKIQERQKIITGSFEDEDYIDIYSDEKDTCAQVFFMRQGKVVGREHFILEDTAGEEPGEIISQIIKEFYGGTPFIPSHIYIHDIVDQDLLEEWLSTKKGSKVSLKVPKRGEKVQFLEMVKKNAKMTLEQFKQKLLMDKEIQGTVLKELAELLELDELPHRIESYDISNIQGFDSVGSMIVFEEGKAKNSDYRRFKIKSVIGANDYDSMREILERRFRHGLEEVKNIQERKLEFSNGKFSVFPDLILMDGGRGQVNVALEVLEELGINIPVAGMVKDDSHKTRGLIYNNIELPIKPNSKVMQLITRIQDEVHRFAITYHRTLRDKRTLHSVLDEIPNIGEKRRIALLKKFGSVENIKNATIEELLETPSIDRRAAESIKCYFTYQRQKNG; encoded by the coding sequence ATGTTTGATTTTGAATACCAATTAAAAATGCTCCCGGATAAACCGGGAGTATATCTCATGAAGAATTCCCTGGGTGAAGTTATATATGTAGGTAAGGCAAAGGTGCTGAAAAATAGAGTCAGACAATACTTCCAAAACTCATCCAACCATTCTGCGAAGGTTGTGGCTATGGTTAAAAACATAGCTGAGTTTGAGTACATCGTGACAGACTCTGAGAGTGAAGCCCTCATACTAGAATGTAATTTAATTAAAAAGTATAGACCCAGGTATAACATCTTATTAAAGGATGACAAGCATTATCCCTTTATTAAGATAACTACCAATGAAGATTTCCCAAGGGTATTCACCACAAGAAATTATGTAAAGGACGGAAATAAGTATTTCGGCCCTTATACCGATGTGTCTGTAGTTTATGAGACCTTAGAATTGATAAGAAAAATATTTCCCCTAAGAAACTGCAAGAGAAATATAGTTGAAAACGGAGAAGTCACAAGACCCTGCTTAAACTATCATATAGGCATGTGCAAGGCTCCCTGTGCAGGGCTGATATCAAAAGAGGAATATAGAAAGATAGTCCTGGATGTAATAAATCTCTTATCCGCAAGGGATACGGAGGTATTGAAAAAACTTAAAAAGGATATGGAAGCCGCGGCGGAAAATCTGGAGTTTGAGAAAGCGGCGGCCTTAAGAGATAAAATTAATGCTGTGGAGAAAATTCAAGAAAGACAGAAAATCATTACCGGTAGCTTTGAGGATGAAGATTATATCGATATCTACAGCGATGAAAAAGATACCTGTGCTCAAGTATTCTTTATGAGACAGGGAAAGGTTGTAGGGCGAGAACACTTTATTCTTGAAGACACTGCCGGTGAAGAACCAGGAGAAATTATCTCCCAGATTATTAAAGAATTTTATGGCGGCACCCCCTTTATTCCATCCCATATATACATACATGATATTGTGGACCAAGACCTGCTGGAGGAGTGGCTATCAACTAAGAAGGGGAGTAAGGTATCTCTCAAGGTACCTAAGCGTGGAGAAAAGGTTCAATTCCTTGAGATGGTAAAAAAGAATGCCAAGATGACTCTGGAACAGTTCAAGCAGAAGCTGCTCATGGATAAAGAAATACAGGGGACGGTTCTCAAGGAATTAGCAGAATTACTGGAGCTGGATGAGCTGCCTCACAGAATAGAGAGTTATGATATTTCAAATATTCAGGGCTTTGATTCCGTTGGAAGTATGATCGTCTTTGAGGAAGGCAAGGCCAAGAACAGCGATTATAGAAGATTTAAAATAAAATCTGTAATAGGTGCCAACGATTATGACAGCATGCGTGAAATATTAGAAAGAAGGTTCCGTCACGGCCTTGAAGAAGTCAAAAATATTCAGGAAAGAAAGCTGGAGTTCAGCAATGGGAAGTTCTCCGTGTTTCCAGACCTCATATTGATGGATGGAGGACGGGGCCAGGTTAATGTGGCCCTTGAGGTATTGGAGGAGCTAGGCATCAACATACCCGTTGCCGGCATGGTAAAGGATGATAGTCACAAAACAAGAGGTTTAATATATAATAATATTGAGCTTCCCATTAAACCTAATTCAAAGGTTATGCAGTTGATTACAAGGATCCAGGATGAGGTGCATAGATTTGCTATTACCTATCACAGAACCCTAAGGGATAAGAGGACCCTTCATTCAGTGCTGGATGAGATTCCTAATATAGGCGAGAAGAGAAGGATTGCACTGTTAAAGAAATTTGGGTCTGTAGAAAATATCAAAAATGCGACTATAGAAGAATTACTGGAGACACCTTCTATAGATAGAAGGGCAGCGGAAAGTATAAAATGCTATTTTACGTATCAAAGGCAAAAAAATGGTTAA